ACACGAGGACGTTTTTCATGGTTGGGCTCCTTGAACGGTGCGCGGGGCGCGGAAAGAACTGGAGAAAAAACGCGCGGCGGCCCTACTCGTAGCGCAGGCTGTCCACCGGGTCGAGCCGGGCGGCCCGGGCGGCCGGGTAGTACCCGAAGAAGATGCCGACCAGAGCGCTGAAGATGAACGCCACGACGATGGGGGCGGGCGAGAAGACGGGAGCGATGCTGAAGAACTTGCCCGCATAGGCGGCTCCCACGCCCAGGGCCAGGCCGATGACGCCGCCGCCGATGGACAGCAGGGACGCCTCCACCAGAAACTGCGTGAGGATGTCGCGCGGCTTGGCCCCCAGCGCCTTGCGGACGCCGATCTCGCGGGTGCGCTCGGTGACCGACACGAGCATGATGTTCATGATGCCGATGCCGCCGACGAGCAGGCTGATGCCGGCGATGGCCCCGACCAGGATGGTGAGGGTGGAGGTGATGGCGTTCAGGCTCGCCAGCGAGTCGGCCTGGTTCTGCACCTGAAAGTCCAGGTTTTCGGGGTCGGTCTGGTCGTGGCGCACGCTCATCAAGTCGGTGACGTCGGTCTGCAACCCGGTCAGGTCCCCGGCGTTGGTCGCCGACAGGTACACGCTGCTGACGGTGGGCTGCCCGCCCGCGCTGTTGGTGCGCGAGAAGCGCTGCAGGTAGGTGCTCAGGGGCACCAGCACCTGGCTGTTGGCGTTGCCAAAGCCGCTGTCGCCCTTGTCGGGCAGCACGCCCACCACCGTGAAGGTCACGTTGCCCAGCCGGAGCTTCTGGTTCAGGGCCTCGTCGGGCGTGGCGCCCTCGCCCCACAGGTCAACCAGAACCTGATGGCCGATCACGGCGGTGCGCTTGCGGCCGTCCACATCGGCCTGCGTGAAGTAATTGCCGGCCTCCACGGGGCTGTTGCGGACCGTGGCGTAGGCGGGCCAGGTGCCCACCACGCTCGCCTGGGTGTTCAGGCTGCCCAGCTTGGCCTGCACGTTGCTGTTCACGCTGGGCGCCACCCCCGACACGCGGTCCCCGAAGGCGGTGGCCAGCGCCTCGGCGTCCTTCACGGTGATGGTCTGCCGGGGACCGCCGCGCACCAGGCTGCCGCCGCCTCCGCCACGCGCACTCTGCACGGTGAGCAGGTTGGTGCCCAGCGATTCGAGCCGGCCCGTCACGCCCGCCGTGCTGCCCTGGCCGATGGCGGTGAGCGCCACCACCGCCGCCACGCCGATAATCACGCCCAGGGCGGTCAGGACACTGCGCATGGGCGTGCCGATGATGGCCCGCCACGCGATGGTAAACGCCCCGCCCAGGCCGATGCCGCCGCGCCGCACGGGCGGGGACGACACGGCGGGCACGTCCAGCCGGCGGTCTCTCTCGGAAGTGACGGTCATGTGCCGGACCGCCGTGGAGTCTGACGCACGTCGGACTCCACCACGCCGTCGCGCACACGGATCACCCGCTCGGCGTAGGCCCCGATGTCGGCCTCATGCGTCACCAGCACGACGGTGGTGCCCTCGGCGTGCAGCTCGCCGAACAGGGCCATGACCTCCTCGCCGGTGCGGGTGTCGAGGTTGCCGGTGGGCTCGTCGGCGAGCAGCAGCCGGGGGCTGCCGGCCAGGGCGCGCGCCACCGCCACGCGCTGCTTCTGTCCGCCGCTGATCTGGCTGGGCAGGTTGCGGGCCTTGTCCTGCAGCCCCACCCGGCGCAGCACCTCCAGCGCCCGCGCCCGCCGCTCGTGGGCCGGCACCCCGGCGTAGGTCAGCGGCACCTCCACGTTTTCCAGCAGGTTCAGGCGGGGCAGCAGGTGAAAGGCCTGGAACACGAAACCGATGTCGGTGTTGCGGG
This DNA window, taken from Deinococcus aerophilus, encodes the following:
- a CDS encoding ABC transporter permease yields the protein MTVTSERDRRLDVPAVSSPPVRRGGIGLGGAFTIAWRAIIGTPMRSVLTALGVIIGVAAVVALTAIGQGSTAGVTGRLESLGTNLLTVQSARGGGGGSLVRGGPRQTITVKDAEALATAFGDRVSGVAPSVNSNVQAKLGSLNTQASVVGTWPAYATVRNSPVEAGNYFTQADVDGRKRTAVIGHQVLVDLWGEGATPDEALNQKLRLGNVTFTVVGVLPDKGDSGFGNANSQVLVPLSTYLQRFSRTNSAGGQPTVSSVYLSATNAGDLTGLQTDVTDLMSVRHDQTDPENLDFQVQNQADSLASLNAITSTLTILVGAIAGISLLVGGIGIMNIMLVSVTERTREIGVRKALGAKPRDILTQFLVEASLLSIGGGVIGLALGVGAAYAGKFFSIAPVFSPAPIVVAFIFSALVGIFFGYYPAARAARLDPVDSLRYE
- a CDS encoding ABC transporter ATP-binding protein, yielding MTAAFPGPHAAPPTPAPVVDLRGVRKVYEQGEMVFEALKGVDVQIAQGEMVALMGPSGSGKTTLMQIIGLLDRPSGGTYHLGGRDVTTLSENERAEARNTDIGFVFQAFHLLPRLNLLENVEVPLTYAGVPAHERRARALEVLRRVGLQDKARNLPSQISGGQKQRVAVARALAGSPRLLLADEPTGNLDTRTGEEVMALFGELHAEGTTVVLVTHEADIGAYAERVIRVRDGVVESDVRQTPRRSGT